A region of the Elusimicrobiota bacterium genome:
GCCGGGCGATCTTTAGGACTTTCTAAAAAAGCATCGGAAATTCTTTCAAGGCAGACAGTATTTGGCGCGGGAAAGCTATTAAAAGAAAGCGGATTAAGCCCGAAAGATTTGCGTGTTAAAGTGACTTCTCCCGGCGGCACGACTGCGGCAGCTATAAATTATTTTGAAGAAAAGAGATTCTTAAGTATATTTTACGGTGCTTTAAAAAAAGCCGAAAAAAGAGCTAGGGAACTCAGTTCACCCCGTTAGAAACAGTGAAACCAGAAGAAGAAGAAAATATAAAGAGAAGAAAGGGGGGAGTTGCATTGCAAAGATTTTAAAAATAAATAGCCGTTAGGCTGTTTCTAACGGGGTAAATAAGAGGTGATCTAATTAGCTATGATGATCAAAGTTCGCGTAATTCCTAATTCAAAAAGGAATGAAGTGGTATCCAGAATCGGTTCAATCCTTAGGGTAAAGATTTGTGCCCCTGCTGTTGAAGGAAAAGCTAATGATGAACTGCGGGATTTTCTTGCTGAATTTTTTGAAGTAAAGAAGGCCATGGTTCTTTTAAGGAAGGGG
Encoded here:
- a CDS encoding DUF167 domain-containing protein; this translates as MMIKVRVIPNSKRNEVVSRIGSILRVKICAPAVEGKANDELRDFLAEFFEVKKAMVLLRKGERGREKTIEICGRSEEQLEEILDTIP